From a region of the Stenotrophomonas sp. BIO128-Bstrain genome:
- a CDS encoding adenylate/guanylate cyclase domain-containing protein, which translates to MTVLEEMTAAVEAITQNQWSTRQGQVVPDPEDLRLGNDAVEFDRATVLYADLKGSTKMVDAEHWWLSAEIYKAFLHCAATIIKKEGGKITSYDGDRVMGIWVGNRQATPAAKAGLKINYAVKNIVVPALRRQYPHWAGTVKQVVGIDSSRGSAGNRYVQGQKPPKRLKQNHNFLVPIADLPVYGACSRTFAV; encoded by the coding sequence ATGACAGTGCTGGAAGAGATGACGGCAGCAGTGGAAGCGATCACGCAAAACCAATGGTCAACCCGACAGGGCCAGGTCGTGCCCGATCCTGAGGATCTGCGGCTCGGCAACGACGCAGTCGAGTTTGATCGCGCCACGGTCCTGTACGCAGACCTTAAAGGCTCCACCAAGATGGTCGATGCCGAGCATTGGTGGCTGAGCGCGGAGATCTACAAAGCGTTCCTGCATTGCGCCGCCACCATCATCAAGAAGGAGGGCGGCAAGATTACCTCCTACGACGGTGACCGCGTCATGGGTATCTGGGTCGGTAACCGGCAAGCCACGCCAGCGGCCAAGGCAGGGTTGAAAATAAACTACGCGGTCAAGAATATCGTCGTGCCGGCACTGCGGCGCCAGTATCCGCACTGGGCCGGCACCGTGAAGCAGGTGGTCGGAATCGACAGTAGTAGAGGGTCGGCAGGGAATCGTTACGTACAGGGCCAAAAACCGCCTAAGCGATTGAAACAAAATCATAATTTCCTTGTCCCGATAGCGGATCTCCCCGTCTATGGGGCCTGTTCAAGGACTTTCGCTGTATAG